Proteins from a single region of Mucilaginibacter daejeonensis:
- a CDS encoding HYC_CC_PP family protein, which yields MFKRSGAICLALLYTITVLGFALNLHYCGSKVASVKITVPAKKQQTKEATCGMKMDCCKNHHVDVKVKDDHKAQEESSFMAKLFSFEIPKLPFEDILFSAQRILLEKLFDRGPPDSDPSSKVSVYIKNCIFRL from the coding sequence ATGTTCAAAAGGTCAGGAGCCATATGTTTAGCCTTGTTATACACCATTACGGTGTTAGGCTTTGCCCTGAACTTACATTACTGCGGCAGCAAGGTGGCATCGGTAAAGATCACCGTACCTGCCAAAAAGCAGCAAACCAAAGAGGCCACCTGTGGCATGAAGATGGATTGCTGCAAGAACCACCATGTTGACGTTAAGGTTAAGGACGATCACAAGGCTCAGGAAGAAAGCTCTTTCATGGCCAAGTTATTCTCGTTCGAGATACCTAAACTTCCGTTCGAGGACATCCTGTTCTCGGCGCAAAGGATACTGCTTGAAAAGCTTTTTGACCGCGGTCCACCCGATAGCGACCCATCAAGCAAAGTATCTGTTTATATCAAAAACTGCATTTTCCGCCTGTAA
- a CDS encoding heavy-metal-associated domain-containing protein: MKTLKIFLFLLAVSIGAAKAQFVKAELQVSGLTCSMCSKATEKSLSSLPFIAAVKPDLNRNLFTITFKSNTPVDLEQMSKKVQGAGFSINQLTTTVDLGKLKLNNNTFNYAGDTFHILNGNTKSLDGQVNLTVVNKGFAPAATVKKYSDAANSKTGNGKNYHVII, from the coding sequence ATGAAAACCTTAAAGATATTCCTATTCCTGCTGGCCGTTTCTATCGGCGCAGCCAAAGCCCAATTCGTTAAAGCTGAGTTACAAGTTAGCGGTCTTACCTGCTCTATGTGCTCAAAAGCTACTGAAAAGTCACTTAGCTCTCTTCCTTTCATTGCCGCCGTTAAGCCTGACCTTAACCGCAACCTGTTCACCATCACTTTTAAAAGCAATACCCCGGTGGATCTGGAGCAAATGAGCAAAAAGGTGCAGGGCGCGGGCTTCTCGATCAATCAACTAACCACTACCGTTGATCTGGGCAAACTTAAACTCAACAACAATACCTTCAATTACGCTGGCGATACCTTCCATATCCTGAACGGCAACACCAAGAGCCTTGATGGCCAGGTGAACCTTACCGTGGTGAACAAAGGTTTCGCACCTGCGGCCACTGTTAAAAAATACAGTGACGCGGCCAACAGCAAGACCGGTAATGGCAAGAACTATCACGTGATCATCTAA